Proteins co-encoded in one Nicotiana sylvestris chromosome 7, ASM39365v2, whole genome shotgun sequence genomic window:
- the LOC138873119 gene encoding putative inactive disease susceptibility protein LOV1, translating into MWSMDAWVNLSAYLATAKSASKILVTTHNGDVAKSIAEKEVSFEMKRLCADECWEVLLKRQTSFQNFDSYLYLEKDTLVFSKIPKTLLLTYHYLPYHFQSCFLYLCLFPKGVDIEAEKLFNLWVAEGFVASENGENETTLIDRAEHYLYQLVARNLICMQEEEGMERVVKSSCPINDLLREHCLFKGKEENVFELLHLAYGPRKDSYGTTRRLYVFLDECEAGNDVCLQQKVFSKVRSLLFLNPYPNRHALSWPLSFSLKNFRLLRVLNFEDIRFHGTKLPEGIEKLTNLKYLGLRNCYVKELPSFIGELSNLRTLDLGVNDVMTIPNVFWKVKNLRHLYLLLAKT; encoded by the coding sequence ATGTGGTCAATGGATGCTTGGGTTAACCTGAGTGCATATTTAGCAACTGCCAAATCGGCTAGTAAAATACTGGTCACCACTCATAATGGAGATGTGGCAAAGAGCATTGCTGAAAAGGAGGTCTCTTTTGAGATGAAGAGATTATGTGCGGATGAATGTTGGGAGGTCCTTTTGAAGAGACAGACTTCCTTCCAAAATTTTGACTCATATCTATACCTCGAGAAAGATACCTTAGTATTTTCCAAGATACCAAAGACCTTGCTCTTGACCTACCATTACTTGCCCTACCATTTTCAGAgttgttttctttatttgtgCCTATTCCCAAAAGGAGTAGACATAGAAGCAGAAAAGTTATTTAATCTCTGGGTAGCTGAGGGCTTTGTAGCGTCGGAGAATGGAGAAAATGAAACAACATTGATTGACAGAGCAGAACATTATTTGTATCAATTGGTAGCCAGAAACTTGATTTGCATGCAAGAAGAGGAGGGCATGGAGAGAGTAGTTAAATCTTCTTGCCCTATTAATGACCTGTTGCGGGAGCACTGCTTATTCAAGGGAAAGGAAGAGAATGTTTTTGAATTGCTTCATCTAGCATATGGACCGCGAAAGGATTCTTATGGTACAACAAGAAGACTTTACGTGTTCCTTGACGAGTGTGAAGCCGGAAATGATGTTTGCTTGCAGCAGAAAGTATTCAGTAAAGTTCGATCTCTCTTATTTCTGAATCCTTACCCAAATCGACATGCTTTATCGTGGCCTCTATCCTTTAGTCTAAAGAATTTCAGATTGCTTAGAGTCTTGAACTTCGAGGATATTAGATTTCATGGGACAAAGCTTCCTGAAGGAATTGAAAAACTTACTAATCTGAAATACCTAGGTCTAAGAAACTGTTATGTGAAGGAGTTGCCATCATTTATTGGCGAATTGTCAAACTTGCGGACTCTTGATTTAGGGGTAAATGATGTGATGACCATACCTAATGTCTTTTGGAAGGTCAAAAACCTGAGGCATCTGTACCTTCTGTTAGCgaaaacgtaa